The genomic DNA CAACAACAAAGTGTCTTACTTGCACACTGCTCCTACGTTAATATCATTGAGGCATTGACCATGTCCATTGCAATAGTCCAGCTCCTTCATGCAGGGTCCCACGCACTGCCACCGACCGTCAATCACCTCAGCGGTGTAATTATTAAATGAGCAGTTGATAAAGGGCTGGAGATCCATGATACCTGATTGACAGCAACTGGTTTATTTTAGCACAGTaactttaaatttaaattttaaaaaattgtgattTACTCATAATCTGTGGAACCGGAGAGGAGACTTTCTTGAAGAGTACACTGGCACTGAATGCTTCAGAGATCTGCTGGATGTTGTCGTCCTCGTTGAAGATTCGCACCAACTCGCCTTCGAGCTGATCATTGAGCCACTGGATCTGCGTGGCATTGTTCTGATAAACGTACTCAGCTCGGCTCGTGGCCAAAACGCTTCTTGGCCTGAAATAATTTCGACGACAAATTAGAACACCTTGGATAGAAATGGAAAATAACCAGCAGTCTTACATACCGCAACTCTGTGACGTCCGCTTTTGTCAGCAGATCTTTCAACTGAAAACAAAAGTCAAGAAGGTCAGACGATTGTTTACCAAGTTCAAGCTTCATTTCATGTTTTGACAATGCAATAAAGGTCGACCTTCATGATGAACTTTTTGAATAACTGGAATTTTGGTTCACTCTGCAGGGAGCGCTCCTTCCTTCGGCTTGAGTCGATAACGCTTCCTTCTCTAAAGTAGGGAAAAAGAcaccaatttaaaataaattaaatgaagCAAGAAATTTGCTAAATTTAATCAGTAAACTTACAGTAAGTTGATGACTACTACTTTTTGAAAGTGTGGAACTTCGGCGCAAAGTACTTCAAGCTGAAAAagatgttgttttttaatgataTCCAGGTTAACCAGGAAAACTTAATTGTGCTGGTGAAAACGTTAAAAAAGTGATAACTTCTACTATGGGAGAGGCAATGAAATTgactcattaaaaaaacacaaaaaacaacactATCTACCTCCATTTGCAACTTTTTGATGAAATCTATTGAGGCATTTGAAAGCAAATCGTTATATGCATCCAAAAACGTGATCTTGATATCCAAAGTAATATTTGCTTTTCGTGTAGGTATTGCAGAATAATCTGTAAGAGAGACATAGatacaaacattttgaatatgCGACGGTAAATTATTCATAAAAATACGGTCTTTCTTACCAACATCAGGAGTTGTGAGGTTTTgtccataattacaatcatcgccATAGATTTCTTCTTGACAATAAGGGGTTGTAGATCCGCCCGTTGCAGTGGTTTGTGGTTTGGATGATATTTTAGATTCTGTTGAATCTGAGTCTGTTGACACGGAGTCAATTTGAGTTGTGTCCGTAAAACGTGTGGTCATTTGGGGGAATGTTGAGGGTACCCCTGAGGATAAACCACTATCGGTAGAAGAACTTACTGTGTCGGTGGAGTCAATATTGGTAGTTTGGATTGTTCCTTTCGTAGTGAATGTTTCGAGTGAAGTGTGTGGCTCTGAAGAAGATGGAATTGTACTTGCTGCTTCTATACTTGTTGACTCGAAGTCAATATGAGTTGTGTCAGTAAACCGAGTGGTCATTGGCGGGATTGTTGAAGGTAGCGCTGACGATACACCACTGTCTGTGGATTGAAGATTGGTAGTTTGGATTGTTCCTTCCGTAGTGAATGTTTCAATTGATGTGTGCGATTCAGAAGTTGTTTGTGGCCCTGAAGAGGATGGAATTGTACTTGTTGCTTCTGTACTTGTTGACTCGAAGTCAATATGAGTTGTGTCAGTAAACCGAGTGGTCATTGGCGCGATTGTTGAAGGTAGCGCTGACGATAACCCACTGTCTGTGGATTGAAGATTGGTAGTTTGGATTGTTCCTTTCGTAGTGAATGTTTCGAATGAACTGTGCGATTCAGAAGTTGTTTGTGGCTCTGAAGAGGATGGAATTGTACTTGTTGCTTCTGTACTTGTTGACTCGAAGTCAATATTAGTTGTGTGAGTAAACCGAGTGGTCATTGGTGGGATTGTTGAAGGTAGCGCTGACGATACACCACTGTCTGTGGATTGAAGATTGGTAGTTTGGATTGTTCCTTTCGTAGTGAATGTTTCGAATGAACTGTGCGATTCAGAAGTTGTTTGCGGCTCTGAAGAGGATGGAATTGTACTTGTTGCTTCTGTACTTGTTGACTCGGAGTCAATATGAGTTGTGTCCGTAAACCGAGTGGTCATTTGGGGGAATGTTGACGGTACCCCTGAGGATAAACCACTATCGGTAGAAGAACTAACTGTGTCTGTGGAGTCCATATTGGTAGTTTGGATTGTTCCTTTCGTAGTGAATGTTTCGAGTGAAGTGTGCGCTTCAGAAGTTGTTTGTGGCTCTGAAGAGGATGGAATTGTACTTGTTGCTTCTGTACTTGTTGACTCGGAGTCAATATGAGTTGTGTCCGTAAACCGAGTGGTCATTTGGGGGAATGTTGAAGGTACCCCTGAGGATAAACCACTATCGGTAGAACTTACTGTGTCTGTGGAGTCAATATTGGTAGTTTGGATTGTTCCTTTCGTAGTGAATGTTTCGAGTGAAGTGTGCGATTCAGAAGTTGTTTGTGGCTCTGAAGAGGATGGAATTGTACTTGTTGCTTCTGTACTTGTTGACTCTGAGTCAATATGAGTTGTGTCAGTAAACCGAGTGGTCATTGGCGCGATTGTTGAAGGTAGCGCTGACGATAAACCACTGTCTGTGGATTGAAGATTGGTAGTTTGGATTGTTCCTTTCGTAGTGAATGTTTCGAGTGAAGGGTGCGATTCAGAAGTTGTTTGTGGCTCTGAAGAGGATGGAATTGTACTTGTTGCTTCTGTACTTGTTGACTCGGAGTCAATATGAGTTGTGTCAGTAAACCGAGTGGTCATGTGGGGGAATGTTGACGGTACCCCTGAGGATAAACCACTATTGGTAAAAGAACTTACTGTGTCTGTGGAGTCAATATTGGTAGTTTGGATTGTTCCTTTCGTAGTGAATGTTTCGATCGAAGTGTGCACTTCAGAAGTTGTTTGTGGGTCTGAAGAGGATGGAATTGTACTTGTTCCTTCTGTACTTGTTGACTCTGAGTCAATATGAGTTGTGTCCGTAAACTGAGTGGTCATTTGGGGGAATGTTGACGGTACCCCTGAGGATAAACCACTATCTGTAGAAGAACTTACTGTGTCTGTGGAGTCAACATTGGTAGTTTGGATTGTTCCTTTCGTAGTGAATGTTTCGAATGAAGTGTGTGATTCAGAAGTTGTTTGTGGCTCTGAAGAGGATGGAAATGTACTTGTTGCTTCTGTACTTGTTGACTCGGAGTCAATATGAGTTGTGTCAGTAAACCGAGTGGTCATTGGCGGGATTGTTGAAGGTAGCGCTGACGATGAACCACTATCTGGAGAAGAACTTATCGTGTCTGTGGATTGAAGATTGGTAGTTTGGATTGTTCCTTTCGTAGTGAATGTTTCGAATGAACTGTGCGATTCAGAAGTTGTTTGCGGCTCTGAAGAGGATGGAATTGTACTTGTTGCTTCTGTACTTGATGACTCGGAGTCAATATGAGTTGTGTCAGTAAACCGAGTGGTCATTGGCGGGATTGTTGAAGGTAGCGCTGACGATGCACCACTATCCGTAGAAGAACTTATGATGTCTGTGGATTGAAGATTGGTAGTTTGGATTGTTCCTTTCGTAGTGAATGTTTCGATCGAAGTGTTCGCTTCAGAAGTTGTTTGTGGCTCTGAAGAGGATGGAATTGTACTTGTTGCTTCTGTACTTGTTGACTCTGAGTCAATATGAGTTGTGTCCGTAAACTGAGTGGTCATTTGGGGGAATGTTGACGGTACCCCTGAGGATAAACCACTATCGGTAGAAGAAGTAACTGTGTCTGTGGAGTCCATATTGGTAGTTTGGATTGTTCCTTTCGTAGTGAATGTTTCGAGTGAAGTGTGCGCTTCAGAAGTTGTTTGTGGCTCTGAAGAGGATGGAATTGTACTTGTTGCTTCTGTACTTGTTGACTCGGAAACAATATGAGTTGTGTCCGTAAACCGAGTGGTCATTTGGGGGAATGTTGAAGGTACCCCTGAGGATAAACCACTATCGGTAGAACTTACTGTGTCTGTGGAGTCAATATTGGTAGTTTGGATTGTTCCTTTCGTAGTGAATGTTTCGAGTGAAGTGTGCGATTCAGAAGTTGTTTGTGGCTCTGAAGAGGATGGAATTGTACTTGTTGCTTCTGTACTTGTTGACTCTGAGTCAATATGAGTTGTGTCAGTAAACCGAGTGGTCATTGGCGCGATTGTTGAAGGTAGTGCTGACGATAAACCACTGTCTGTGGATTGAAGATTGGTAGTTTGGATTGTTCCTTTCGTAGTGAATGTTTCGAGTGAAGGGTGCGATTCAGAAGTTGTTTGTGGCTGTGAAGAGGATGGAATTGTACTTGTTGCTTCTGTACTTGTTGACTCGGAGTCAATATGAGTTGTGTTAGTAAACCGAGTGGTCATGTGGGGGAATGTTGACGGTTCCCCTGAGGATAAACCACTATTGGTAAAAGAACTTACTGTGTCTGTGGAGTCAATATTGGTAGTTTGGATTGTTCCTTTCGTAGTGAATGTTTCGATCGAAGTGTGCGCTTCAGAAGTTGTTTGTGGGTCTGAAGAGGATGGAATTGTACTTGTTCCTTCTGTACTTGTTGACTCTGAGTCAATATGAGTTGTGTCCGTAAACTGAGTGGTCATTTGGGGGAATGTTGACGGTACCCCTGAGGATAAACTACTATCGGTAGAAGAACTTACTGTGTCTGTGGAGTCAACATTGGTAGTTTGGATTGTTCCTTTCGTAGTGAATGTTTCGAATGAAGTGTGTGATTCAGAAGTTGTTTGTGGCTCTGAAGAGGATGGAAATGTACTTGTTGCTTCTGTACTTGTTGACTCGGAGTCAATATGAGTTGTGTCAGTAAACCGAGTGGTCATTGGCGGGATTGTTGAAGGTAGCGCTGACGATGAACCACTATCTGGAGAAGAACTTATCGTGTCTGTGGACTGAAGATTGGTAGTTTGGATTGTTCCTTCCGTAGTGAATATTTCAATTGATGTGTGAGATTCTGATGTTGTTTGTGGCTCTGGAGATGATGATGATTTTGTACTTGTCGATTCTGTACTGGTTGAGTCTGTCATGGGCTCTTCAGATGTTGATCCTCCAGATGTAAATGTTATTTGTGATGTAAACGCTGGTTCTGAAGGTGAAGACATGGTTGCTGTTGATGCTCCAACGTTGGTAACAGACGATTGAGTTGTGTCCGTAAACCGAGTGGTCATTTGGGGGAATGTTGAGGGTACCCCTGAGGATAAACCACTATCGGTAGAAGAACTTACTGTGTCGGTGGAGTCAATATTGGTAGTTTGGATTGTTCCTTTCGTAGTGAATGTTTCGAGTGAAGTGTGTGGCTCTGAAGAGGATGGAATTGTACTTGCTGCTTCTATACTTGTTGACTCGAAGTCAATATGAGTTGTGTCAGTAAACCGAGTGGTCATTGGCGGGATTTTTGAAGGTAGCGCTGACGATACACCACTGTCTGTGGATTGAATATTGGTAGTTTGGATTGTTCCTTCCGTATTGAATGTTTCAATTGATGTGTGCAATTCAGAAGTTGTTTGTGGCTCTGAAGAGGATGGAATTGTACTTGTTGCTTCTGTACTTGTTGACTCGAAGTCAATATGAGTTGTGTCAGTAAACCGAGTGGTCACTGGTGGGATTGTTGAAGGTAGCGCTGACGATACACCACTGTCTGTGGATTGAAGATTGGTAGTTTGGATTGTTCCTTTCGTAGTG from Corythoichthys intestinalis isolate RoL2023-P3 chromosome 9, ASM3026506v1, whole genome shotgun sequence includes the following:
- the LOC130921932 gene encoding uncharacterized protein LOC130921932; this encodes MTTRFTDTTQIDSVSTDSDSTESKISSKPQTTATGGSTTPYCQEEIYGDDCNYGQNLTTPDVDYSAIPTRKANITLDIKITFLDAYNDLLSNASIDFIKKLQMELEVLCAEVPHFQKVVVINLLEGSVIDSSRRKERSLQSEPKFQLFKKFIMKLKDLLTKADVTELRPRSVLATSRAEYVYQNNATQIQWLNDQLEGELVRIFNEDDNIQQISEAFSASVLFKKVSSPVPQIMSIMDLQPFINCSFNNYTAEVIDGRWQCVGPCMKELDYCNGHGQCLNDINVGAVCNCYSSKISKYFGPRCQHFRWGPAFYGALFGSIAAALLMAAVVAIVVFLVKQRRCGSWNRAVSTGFLDFDEDYFDFTGTGRYNLGLAGSYTAERFRPYLENIDT